DNA from Deinobacterium chartae:
GACACTTTCTGGCAAGAGGCCCTCGAGGCCCTCGAGCGCGACCTGAGCAAGGCCCGGCAGGGCGGCGGCGCGAAGGCCGCCGAGCGCCAGCACGCCAAGGGCCGCCTGACCGCCCGCGAGCGGGTGGAGCGCCTGATCGACCCCGGCAGCGCCTTCGACGAACTGATGACCCTGGCCGGATGGGATCTGTACCCCGAGGCGGGCGGCTGCCCTTCGGGCGGCACCGTGACCGGCATCGGCCGCATTCACGGCCGACCCTGGATGATCATCGCCAACGACGCGACCGTGAAGGCCGGGGCGTTTTTTCCGATCACCGCCAAGAAGGTGATCCGCGCGCAGACCATCGCGCTGGAAAACCGCATCCCGGTGGTGTACCTGGTCGACTCGGCCGGAGTATACCTGCCGATGCAAGACGAGATCTTCCCGGACCAGGACGACTTCGGGCGGGTCTTTTACCTCAATGCCCGCATGAGCGCGCTGGGCATCCCGCAGATCGCGGCGATCATGGGCAACTGCGTGGCGGGCGGGGCTTACCTGCCGGTCATGTGCGACACCCTGATCATGACCGAGGGCTCGGGCCTCTATCTGGCCGGCCCCGCCCTCGTCAAGGCCGCCATCGGCCAGAACGTCGAGTCCGAGGAACTCGGCGGGGCCAGCATGCACGCCGAGGTGGCGGGCACGGTGGACTACAAGGAACCCGACGACCTGCACGCCATCGACCGCATTCGCGCCCTGGCCGACCTGTACGCCGAGGGCAGGGTCGCTCCCTGGGCACGGCGCCGCCGCGAAAGCGTCTTGCCACGCGTTCAGGGGCCGCTCGAGGAGGTGGTGAGCTTCGACGGTTCCCGGCCCTACGACGTGCGCGACCTGATCGCGCGCTTGGTGGACGCTTCGGAATTTCACGAGTTCAAGCCGGACTACGGCCAGACGCTGGTGTGCGGCTTTGCGCGCCTGGGCGGCTATCCGATCGGCATCGTCGCCAACCAGCGCACGGTGATCAAGAAGAAGATCCGCAACAAGGACCTGCCCGGCCTGACCACCCGCCTCGAGGTGGGCGGAGTGATCTACGGCGACGCGGCCGACAAGGCCGCCCGCTTTATCCTGGACGCCAACCAGACCGGGGTTCCGCTGGTGTTCCTGTCGGACGTGACCGGCTTTATGGTGGGCCGCGACTCGGAGCAAGACGGCATCATCCGGCGTGGCGCGAAGATGGTGAACGCCGTGTCGAACTCGGTGGTTCCCAAGCTGACCGTGATCACCGGCGGGTCGTACGGGGCGGGCAACTACGCCATGAGCGGCAAGGCTTATGCGCCGCGCTTTTTGTTCGCGTGGCCCTCGGCCAAGTACGCGGTGATGAGCGGCAACGCGGCGGCCAAGACCCTGCTCGACGTGCAGCTGCAGCAGTTGCGGCGCGCCGGGCACGAGCCGGACGACGAGGAGCTGCAAGCACTGTTTGATCAGGTCAAGGCCAAGTACGACCAGGAGCTGGACCCACGTTACGCTGCCGCCCGGCTGTGGGTGGACGAGGTGATCCGTCCGGACGCGACCCGCGAGCGCCTGATCCGGGCGCTGGAGGCTTGCGCGCTGAATCCGGACCTCGAGGAGCTGAAAGTCGGCGTGTTTCAGGTCTGAGCTCGGTTACCCGGGGCTCTGTGGGGAGGCGTGCGCTGCCTCCCCTGCACTTTTGAGGCATCGTTGTTGAAAGCGTCATCAAAAAGCAGGAGCTCATTTCTTGCACAAAAAATCACGTGATGTTGGAAACCGGTTACAGCATTTCTGTACTTCGAACAGAATTTCCCGCTTTGTGCGGCGAACAAAGTATCTATACCCGGATCAACCGGGTTGAAATTTTCGCTCCTGCTGGGAAGACTCTTCGCTTCTTCCCCTAGTTGCAGCAAGCAAGTTATTGACAGCGCTTTCAGACACATTTATGCTGACCCTACAGGAGAACCCATGGAAAAGCCGACCATCGCCCACGTGGCGCAGGTTGCGGGCGTGTCGCCCTCGACCGTGTCCCGTATTCTTAACGGCACCGCCCGCGTCACACCCCAGAAGCAGGCGGCGGTTCACCGCGCCATCGCGCAGCTGGGTTACCAACCCAACGTGATTGCCCAGGGCCTGGCGCGGGGGCGGTCCATGAGCGTTGGCGTCCTGGTTCAGGACATCTCCAGCCCCTTTTTCGGCTCGATCCTGCACGGCATCGAAAAAGCCCTCCAGGGCAGCCCCTATCAGCCGGTCTTTATCGACGGGCACTGGCGCGCCGATCAGGAGGACGCCGCCATCTCGGTGCTGATGGGGCGACAGGTCGACGCCCTGATCATCGTGGGGGGCACGGTCAGCGACGTCCGACTGCGCGAGATCGCCGCCCACCTGCCGCTGATCTTGCTGGGCCGCAAGGCCGAAGGCCTCGAGCGCCGCACCCTGCGGGTCAACCACCGCCAGGGAGCTTATCTCGCCATGCGGCACCTGATCGACCTGGGGCATACCCGCATCGCGCACATCACCGGCGACGAGACTCACCCCGACGCGCGCGACCGTCTCGACGGCTACCTGGCCGCCCTCGAGGACGCCCGTATTCCCTTCGATCCCCGGCTGCTGGTGCACGGCGACTTTCACGAGGCCTCCGGGCAGCACTGCGCCGAGGCGCTGCTCGAGTCCGGGCAACGGTTCAGCGCTATTTTCGTGGGCAACGACCAGATGGCTTACGGCGTGCAACTGGCGCTGTACCGCCACGGCCTGCGCGTACCCGACGATGTCTCGCTGGTCGGCTTCGACGACCAGCCGTTTTCGGCCTACACCGTTCCCCCGCTCACCACGGTCCGGCAGCCCACCACCGAGATGGGGCTGGCCGCCGGGCACGCTGTTTTAAAGCTCCTCGAGGGCGAGGATTTCGTGTTCCCTGACCTCGAGGTGCGGCTGATGCTGCGCGATTCCACCGCACGTCTGCAGCGTTAGCGACCCTGTTGTGGCTGGATCAGGCCCATGCGGCCTGTTTTGAAAGCGCTTTCAAGTTGTTTAAGGAGCTGTGTCTGATCCGAAAGGAGTGGTAGAACATGCGTCTGACCCGTTTCGCCCTGACCGCCCTGCTGGCCCTTGGAGTGGCTTCCGCCCAGAAGACCACCTTGACCGTCGCGGTCTTCCCCGACCTCGACTCGGTGGTTAAGGCAGCCCTGCCCGGCTTCCTGAAAGCCAACCCGAACATCGACGTCAAACTGAACGTGCTGGCCCACGCCGACCACCACAACGCGCTCACCACCGCTTTTGCCGCCGGCTCGGGAGCGCCCGACGTCGCCGCCATCGACGTGGACTTTATCGCCCGTTTTGCCGAGGGCGGAGCGCTGGTTGACCTCTCCAAGGCCCCCTACAACGCCGGGCAGTACAAGAAACTGTTCGCCTCGTACACCTTTCCACAGGCCACCACCGAAGACGGCCAGGTGGTCGCGCTGCCCACCGACATCGGACCGGGCACCATGTTCTACCGCCGCGACATCCTGAACAAGGCCGGGGTCAAGGTCACGGACCTGCAACGGTCCTGGGAGAGCTACATCGAGGCGGGCAAAAAGATCAAGGCAGCCAACCCCAACACCTACATGATCGCCACCGCCACCGATATCGCCAACATCATCATCCGCACCGGCATCCCCTCGGGCGAAGGACTGTACTTTGACCGCAGCGGCAGGCCGATCGTGGACAACGCCCGCTTCGTGCGGGCCTTCACCGTGGCCAAGGCGGTGCGCGACGCCAAGCTCGACGCCAAGATCACCTCGTGGACCAACGAGTGGTACGAAGCGTTCAAGCGCGGCACCGTCGCCACTCAGTTCAGCGGCGCCTGGCTCGAGGGACACCTGCGCAACTGGATGGCGCCCGACACCAAGGGCCTGTGGGGAGCCGCCGACCTGCCCGAGAAAAGCTTCGCCTCGTGGGGGGGGTCGTTCTACGGCATCCCCAAACAGTCCAAGCACAAGGCCGAAGCCTGGGCTTTCGTGCGCTACATGACCCTCAACCGGGGCGTGCAGGAAAACGCCCTCAAGACCACCAACGCCTTCCCCGCCCTGCTCGCGGCCCAGCAAAGTAACCTCTTCAACGAGGCCCTGCCCTTCCTCAACGGCCAGAAAGCCCGCGTCATGTGGCGCGCCGCCGCCGCCAAAATCAAGCCGATCGACGTGAACAAGCACGATCCCGTGGCTCAGGAGGCCGTCAACAACGCCCTGACCCAGGTGCTCGACGAGGGCCGCGACATCAAGGCCGCACTCGCCGACGCCAAAGCGCTGCTCGAGCGCCGCGCCCGCCGCTAGAGAGCCAGGGGCACGCCCTGGGGCGTGCCCCTCGAGGGGGACCTTGCATGCAAAGCCTCAGCAAAACGGCCACCCCTGTTCGCCGTAGGCCCTCTTGGGGCATCGTGCAGCGGCGGCTGGCTCCTTACCTGTTCATCAGCCCGTTCTTTATCCTGTTCATCGGCTTCGGGCTGTTCCCGATCGTATTCTCGGCTTACCTGTCCTTTCACGAGTGGGCGCCGGCCAGCGGCCTGGGCAACATGCGCTTCGTCGGCCTCGAGAACTACCACTTCAACCTCACCGATCCGTGGTTCTGGAAGTCACTCGCCAACACCGCGTGGCTGGCGGTCGCCTCGGGTCTGCCGCAGCACCTGATCGCCATTCCGCTGGCTTTCGCGCTGCACACCGGCTTCCGCCGCTTCAAGAACTTTCTGTCGGCAGCCTACTTTTTGCCCTACATCACCTCGAGCGTCGCGGTCGCATTGATCTTCTTCACGCTGTTTGCCACCAACTTCGGACTGGTGAACCAACTGCTGGGCTGGCTTCACACCGTGCCGGTCATCGGCGCGCTGTTTCCGTCCGAGCCGATCAACTGGCTGGGCCGCGCGCCCTACATCAAGCCGGTCATCGCCTTTGTGGTGGTGTGGCGCTTTGTGGGC
Protein-coding regions in this window:
- a CDS encoding acyl-CoA carboxylase subunit beta encodes the protein MTTARDTFWQEALEALERDLSKARQGGGAKAAERQHAKGRLTARERVERLIDPGSAFDELMTLAGWDLYPEAGGCPSGGTVTGIGRIHGRPWMIIANDATVKAGAFFPITAKKVIRAQTIALENRIPVVYLVDSAGVYLPMQDEIFPDQDDFGRVFYLNARMSALGIPQIAAIMGNCVAGGAYLPVMCDTLIMTEGSGLYLAGPALVKAAIGQNVESEELGGASMHAEVAGTVDYKEPDDLHAIDRIRALADLYAEGRVAPWARRRRESVLPRVQGPLEEVVSFDGSRPYDVRDLIARLVDASEFHEFKPDYGQTLVCGFARLGGYPIGIVANQRTVIKKKIRNKDLPGLTTRLEVGGVIYGDAADKAARFILDANQTGVPLVFLSDVTGFMVGRDSEQDGIIRRGAKMVNAVSNSVVPKLTVITGGSYGAGNYAMSGKAYAPRFLFAWPSAKYAVMSGNAAAKTLLDVQLQQLRRAGHEPDDEELQALFDQVKAKYDQELDPRYAAARLWVDEVIRPDATRERLIRALEACALNPDLEELKVGVFQV
- a CDS encoding LacI family DNA-binding transcriptional regulator, translated to MEKPTIAHVAQVAGVSPSTVSRILNGTARVTPQKQAAVHRAIAQLGYQPNVIAQGLARGRSMSVGVLVQDISSPFFGSILHGIEKALQGSPYQPVFIDGHWRADQEDAAISVLMGRQVDALIIVGGTVSDVRLREIAAHLPLILLGRKAEGLERRTLRVNHRQGAYLAMRHLIDLGHTRIAHITGDETHPDARDRLDGYLAALEDARIPFDPRLLVHGDFHEASGQHCAEALLESGQRFSAIFVGNDQMAYGVQLALYRHGLRVPDDVSLVGFDDQPFSAYTVPPLTTVRQPTTEMGLAAGHAVLKLLEGEDFVFPDLEVRLMLRDSTARLQR
- a CDS encoding ABC transporter substrate-binding protein, giving the protein MRLTRFALTALLALGVASAQKTTLTVAVFPDLDSVVKAALPGFLKANPNIDVKLNVLAHADHHNALTTAFAAGSGAPDVAAIDVDFIARFAEGGALVDLSKAPYNAGQYKKLFASYTFPQATTEDGQVVALPTDIGPGTMFYRRDILNKAGVKVTDLQRSWESYIEAGKKIKAANPNTYMIATATDIANIIIRTGIPSGEGLYFDRSGRPIVDNARFVRAFTVAKAVRDAKLDAKITSWTNEWYEAFKRGTVATQFSGAWLEGHLRNWMAPDTKGLWGAADLPEKSFASWGGSFYGIPKQSKHKAEAWAFVRYMTLNRGVQENALKTTNAFPALLAAQQSNLFNEALPFLNGQKARVMWRAAAAKIKPIDVNKHDPVAQEAVNNALTQVLDEGRDIKAALADAKALLERRARR
- a CDS encoding carbohydrate ABC transporter permease; the encoded protein is MQSLSKTATPVRRRPSWGIVQRRLAPYLFISPFFILFIGFGLFPIVFSAYLSFHEWAPASGLGNMRFVGLENYHFNLTDPWFWKSLANTAWLAVASGLPQHLIAIPLAFALHTGFRRFKNFLSAAYFLPYITSSVAVALIFFTLFATNFGLVNQLLGWLHTVPVIGALFPSEPINWLGRAPYIKPVIAFVVVWRFVGWNLVLYLAGLQAIPRVLYEAAQVDGASTWQQFRYITLPLLRPIMFFAVTLTLIGSFQLFDEPYVMTNGGRTLAEAGQTTAMYMFRTAFEFSEMGTAAAMSWLLFAVIGVLTFINNRVFGRSGLNPDT